In Lentisphaera araneosa HTCC2155, the genomic window CATTATCTACTGCAAAAGGAAGTTCCGTTTTACAACCGTTTTCACTTGTTGCTGACCAGGATTTTATACGAAAAACTTCAGGAATCATGCTCTCGTCGGGCAAAAAATCCGGACTACCAGCCGCCGCAGCATTCATGCGCCGCATGCAAATATAATTACCTCTACCCATGCCAATGACTGCATTAAAATCCTCTCCGAGCATGAGTTGAACCGCGGGGACATCTTTTTTCAGTAACTGTTCCTGGAGGTGTTTTGTATGAGTTGTAATAATTATGGGCTTTGTTTGCTCTGTATTACGGTGCCATTTAACTGCTGGCAATAAGTACGCAATACTCTTGCCGACTCCCGTTGGCGCTTCTACACACAAGTTTAGGCCTTCAGATAAGGCGTAATAAACTTTACTTGCCATCGTTTCTTGTTGCGGACGTCGCTCAAAATCACGACCATCTAAGAAACTAAAGTGCTCTGGGAATATTGACAAATGATGACTCGTAGTTGATTTATTTATCGCAACATTAAACCCCTAAAAGCGCTATGCTAGTTTTAGATTTTTTTTTATCGCTTTTAATCTTAAATGAATATAATGAATTTAATTAAAACTGGACTATTTTTGAGTAATTAAAAATTTAACCTAGGACTTTTTACATGAGTTTTCAACGATTAAGCTTTGAAGAGGGTTTAGACCTCTTTAAAAACGCCGATCTTTTTGATCTACAAAAAATGGCAGTCGAGCAACGCAACAAAATCAACCCAGCTAACGAGGCGACTTACGTCATTGATTCAAACCCGAATTATACTAATGCCTGTACAGCTGATTGCCTATTCTGTGCTTTTTACCGCAAGCCGGGTGATGAAGAAGTCTACGTAAGAACCCTCGATGATGTTCGCCAAATGATGAAAGATGCCCAAGATCTTGAAGCGACTACCGTATTGCTCCAAGGCGGTCTTCACCCCGATCTCAAATTGGACTATTACTTAGATATCATCAAAATGACTGTGGCAGAATTCCCAGGAATCATCCCTCACTTCTGGTCAGCTCCTGAAATTGATAATATCGCTGAAGTTGAAAACATCGATGTCCGCGAAGTTTTACAAAAAATGTTTGATGTGGGCCAGCTTTCACTTCCTGGTGGTGGCGCAGAGATCCTCTCACAAAAAGTTCGCAATAGAATTTCTCCCAAGAAACACAAAGTGGATCGTTGGTTACACATACATGAAGTGGCTCATGAAATCGGTATGAAATCAACCGCAACCATGATGTATGGTCACAGAGAAGAAGCTGAAGATATCCTTATTCATTTACAGGTAATTCGTGACATCCAAGACCGCACAGGCGGTTTCACGGCCTTCGTACCGTGGACATACAAAAAAGATAATACTCTTTTAGGTAAAAAAGTTACGCGTGAAAGTACTCCAGAAGATTACTACCGTATTTTAGCTTTCTCACGCCTCTTCTTAGATAACTTTGATCACATCCAAGCCTCTTGGTTTAGTGAAGGCAAGGACACTGGTATTAAGTCCTTATCCTATGGTGCTGATGACTTTGGTGGAACTCTCTTTGAAGAAAACGTTCACGCTGAAACTGGATTCATCAACAAAACGAGTGCCGAAGGCTTGCGTAGCATGATTATCGAAGCGGGCTTCACTCCTGTACAACGAGACACACTTTACAATAAAGTTTTAGCAGTAAAAAGTTGAATTTCCTTCAAAGATACTCTTGAAGTCTTTTTAACTCGGAGTATTACTTAAAGCCTCATTATTTGCGAGTGGTCACCGCCACAGCAAACACCACACTTTTTAAGGTCGCGGGGTGGAGCAGTCAGGTAGCTTGTCAGGCTCATAACCTGAAGGTCGTAGGTTCGAATCCTGCCCCCGCAACCATTTTTATATTTTAAGGTCGCGGGGTGGAGCAGTCAGGTAGCTTGTCAGGCTCATAACCTGAAGGTCGTAGGTTCGAATCCTGCCCCCGCAACCATTTTATATATTATCTTTTAAGGTCGCGGGGTGGAGCAGTCAGGTAGCTTGTCAGGCTCATAACCTGAAGGTCGTAGGTTCGAATCCTGCCCCCGCAACCATTTTCTTTTGGTACTTTATGGATCCCCGAATTCAGCTATTAAAAAGCTTTGCTAAGCCCTCTTCAGAGATCTGCAACAGCTACTTCAGTAAGAATGCAAAAACATGGCAAAAGGCCGATAAATCCTTTGTCTCTGAAGCTGATATTAAAGTCAATGATTTTCTACTCTCACAAATCCAATCTCATTTCGCGGAAGACGCCATACTAAGTGAAGAGAGTCCCGACAACCCCAAGCGTTTCACCGCTGAATACACTTGGATCATTGACCCCATTGATGGCACAAGTGAGTTTATTGCTGGAAGTCCAGAATTTTGCGTCATGGTTTGCCTCGTTCACAAGAACAAACTCGTCTATGCGATGGTGGCCATTCCCCAAGAAAATAAGGCATACTTTGGCGGCCCAGCTAAGAGCTTGATTGAACTCGACCTGCTCTCTAACAAAGAAACTCGACTTGTTCCTAAAGAAATCAACTCCAACACCCTCGTTATTTCAAAATCTCGTGCAGCTAAAGAAATCAGTATTTTTGCAGAAGAATGTAATTTAACGACCTTCTCTTGTGGGTCTGCGGGAGTAAAAGTCTGCCGCATCCTTCAAGGCAAAGCTGACTATTACATTCACATCAACAAGATTGCCGAATGGGACACAGCGGCCCCAGACTGCCTATTAAAATCTTGGGGAAGAGGCTTAACTGATCTCGATGGTGAAGAACTTAAGTATAACAAAAGCAGCTTTTACCACCAACATTTTTTTTATCTAAATCAGTCAGAACTATTGCAATCAGCGCAAAAAATTTTTCAACTCAATTAAAGGCTGTACATTTCATGGTTTAGCTTTTACTTTTATAAAAAACAGAATTACTTAATAAAATGCTACCATTATCTCTCAGTCTTTTAGCCCTCTCTCCTAATCCCTCTTTGGATTACTTGGCTGCAAAGCA contains:
- the mqnC gene encoding cyclic dehypoxanthinyl futalosine synthase — its product is MSFQRLSFEEGLDLFKNADLFDLQKMAVEQRNKINPANEATYVIDSNPNYTNACTADCLFCAFYRKPGDEEVYVRTLDDVRQMMKDAQDLEATTVLLQGGLHPDLKLDYYLDIIKMTVAEFPGIIPHFWSAPEIDNIAEVENIDVREVLQKMFDVGQLSLPGGGAEILSQKVRNRISPKKHKVDRWLHIHEVAHEIGMKSTATMMYGHREEAEDILIHLQVIRDIQDRTGGFTAFVPWTYKKDNTLLGKKVTRESTPEDYYRILAFSRLFLDNFDHIQASWFSEGKDTGIKSLSYGADDFGGTLFEENVHAETGFINKTSAEGLRSMIIEAGFTPVQRDTLYNKVLAVKS
- a CDS encoding 3'(2'),5'-bisphosphate nucleotidase CysQ, producing MDPRIQLLKSFAKPSSEICNSYFSKNAKTWQKADKSFVSEADIKVNDFLLSQIQSHFAEDAILSEESPDNPKRFTAEYTWIIDPIDGTSEFIAGSPEFCVMVCLVHKNKLVYAMVAIPQENKAYFGGPAKSLIELDLLSNKETRLVPKEINSNTLVISKSRAAKEISIFAEECNLTTFSCGSAGVKVCRILQGKADYYIHINKIAEWDTAAPDCLLKSWGRGLTDLDGEELKYNKSSFYHQHFFYLNQSELLQSAQKIFQLN